CTGAAGCTAGCTTCTTGGATCCCTCATAAAGGTGGACCTCAGTTGTACCTGATGCTTTCAATGTATAGATTATGCCTTCGGAAAGGACAGTATCAGCTGCCTGATCCAGTAAATACTTCCCTTTGACCTTCAGCGTTAACTCCTTATGTTCACCCAGATAATAGCTGAGCTTGACGTTTAGAATTGGCTCTGTGCCCGAAGCTTTGGCGTTTGGCAAAGCCAGGGAAGACGATGCAATGACTAAGGCTACCAACAATATGACGAATTTCCTCATAATTTCCCCCTATTACATTCTTTTCCTCTTATTCTACTATATTAGCAGTTTCGTCTGTAAAATGTTTACATGTAAATTTTACTAAAAATACAGACTGATAGATTCCATGTACACCGTTCGGGTACTCTTTTTGAAAGTCGGGGGTTGAAGAGTGAAAATAGGCCGAATGATTGGAAGGATATCCAGAAAATGATTATTTGGTGGGTACTGAAGAATAGGAGGAAATCTGTTGGTTAGTGGCGAAAATTTCTGTATGAAATTATAAGAGAGGAATCTATCATGGAATATTTCCGTTACTCTTTCTACCAATTTATCCTGTTTTGCTCGTTTTTTATGTTGAATATCATTTTTAATCATTATGTCAGCGATCCATTTACGAGTGTGGATACGATTGCCATCCTTATTGGTATACCTGTTGTCTTCCTCATCTTACTACTTCAATCCAAGCTATATAAGCGCTTCGATTCTATAAAGATGTGGAAGAAAATCATGATTTCCATCCCGATTCTGATTATCTCCATCTCTTTCGTTGGGTATATGGGGTATATGGTGTTTGGATTCAGATAGCTGAAATAGGGATGTATCTGTTATAAACCGAATAAAAGCAAACAAGGCCGGACAGCGTCCGGCCTTTCATTTTCGACAAATTTCGGGTGGTGACAGGCACCTGTCTAATCCCAGCTGACGTTTTCTTTGATGACTCTTGCGGGGTTTCCTGCTGCCAGGCAACCTGGGGGGATATCATTCGTTACGACTGAGCCAGCTGCGATGATGGCTCCGTCGCCGATGGTTACTCCTTTAAGGATGGTTACTTTGCATCCTATCCAGACATGGTTGCCTATATGGATCGGAGCGGTCATTGGCGGTGTTACATCGTTATATTCAAGCTCATGGAAATCGCTGTCTATGATGGTTAAATCCCATGATAGAGCGCAGTCTGCACCAATCACGATTTCTTGGCTGGCGTAGATTTTGCTGTCTGCTGCTACATAGGTATTGTTGCCGATTTTCAGTCTCGCACCATCATTTACAATGGCTACGACACCACGGCCAAGATTCACTTTGCCGTTGATCTCAAGAGTCGCATTCTTTCTGACCCTCATTACCGCTTTTGCTTCGCTAAGTTCCGAAACCGGACGGCCAATTGAAAGACGGCCATTTATGACGACTTTGGCAGTTTTATCTTTTTTGAATATATGTCCCCTTCCACAGTAAACCGGAACACTGAATGGATTTTTAAGAGAATATTTAGCACTTACCAGAATGCCCTTGATGACATCCGGAAGATAATGACTCTTGTACGTTAACATCCAGATCGCTCCTCGTGATGGGATTTTTTAATATAATAGCAAGCTTCTCCTGACGTGTCATTAGTCAGCATTTCCCTTTTCTGGGCGGGTTTAACCGTATTGTTACAACGTCTGGAAGAGTTATCAAGTTACCTGGTAAGATAGTCCGGTTTATTTGGATACAACATCCATATGACTAGTATATATCCCCCGGGAATTTACAAATAAAACACCATTTTGTAATATAAAAATAATTTTTCGACAAAGCTCGGGTCGTGCCTGTCACCACCCGAATAATTGAAAAGCGCAAGCGCCTGGTCAGCCCCGACAAGCGCTGGAGGTCTGCCCATGGAAGTCGTTCTTTGACTTCACTGGGCGGACCGAAGCGTCTCGAGGGGCTAGGCGCTGGAGCTAGACAATTCTCTATGTAGAGTTCTACACTTTCTTCCCAAAACAAAAACAGGCCGGACTGCGTCCGGCCTGAATTCGACATATTTCGGGTGGTGACAGGCACCTATAATGCTGCTTTTGCTTTGTTGATGAGTGCTGCTCTTCGTTGTTTTTTTGCTGTTTCGTATGCTGTTTTGTATTGTTGTGCGGCTGATGAGTTGTAGCCGTTGTCTTTCAGTTCTTTTACGAGTGCTTTGTAAACGTAGTTGAATGCGCCGTCTGTGTTGCGCTCGAGGATTTTGCCGGCAGTGTTGTATTTGGAATAGAAGTAGAAGTAGGATACTTCCTCTCCATTTTTCTTTTTCGCCACATATTCACCGATCGCATGTCCTACTAAAGCATCGATTTTTCCATTTGCCTGCGCTTCGAGCTCACGGAAGCTCGGCTCGTACTTGGCAGCGATCTGCTCAGCAGTTGGCTTCGGTTTGCTGTTGCCTTTATTGGAACTGCTCTCGGTTGCTCCTGCTTGGGAAGAAACCTTCTTGTCCGTGCTTGTTGCAGGCTGGCTTTTAGAACCATCAGTTGTATTTGAAGAGGCTGTTGAACCAGTGGTTGTTGAAGCTTCAGTTGTTTCCTCTGATGCTCCCTCTTCACTCTCTTCCGTTGCACTTCCTGCAGAAGTATTTTCACTCGCGGAATCGCTAGGAGCTACGTCCTCGCCACTCTCTTCAACAGCTGAATCCTCACTGCCTTCTTCACCAGGCAGTGCGATATCATATTCCTCAGCCACTACATCTTTTACAACTTCATCCTGCGTTTCGTATGTCTTTACTTCCAATAGATAATAAAGTGTTCCTGCTCCAGCCAATAACACGACAGAAATGGCCGCCAGGACGATTTTCCACTTTTTCATAAATAACCACCTCTAGTAATGAGTATGTTCACTCTGGCTGTAAGCTAAAAGGAAAAATTTCTCTTTTCACAAGAAAAGCGCAAGCGCCTTGGTCAGCCCCGACAAGCGTTGGAGGTCCGCCCAGTGAAGTTGCTCTTTGACTTCATTGGGCGGACCGAAACGACTCGAGCTGCTCAAAGCTAACTCTTCTCGCAAGATACTCCAGGAAGCCTACCCAAAGATGAAAACTGGCTAGGCGCTGGAGCTGGACAATTCTCTAAGTAAAATTGGTTAAATTTTCATTTTTGTTTCAAATAAAATGAAAGCTGAACCGCCCATCAAGAACGGTCCAGCATCTTTACTTATTATTGAATCCAGGCACCATCGCTGCCTAGACGATAGCCGCCAATTGTTGTGTTGGCTGCCATGACACCGCTGTTGTACATGTAGTACCACTTAGTGCCTACCTTTACCCAGCCTGTTTTCATGACTCCGCCGTTATCGAGGTAGTACCACTTGTAGTTGTACTTCAGCCAACCAGTCTTCATGTCGCCGCCTTTGTTCAGGAAGTACCATTTGCCGCCATCCTTGATCCAGCCAGACTTCATGACTCCGCCGTTATCAAGGTAATACCACTTGGTTCCATCCTTGACCCATCCAGTTTTCATGAAACCGTCAGTTTTATCAAGATAGTACCACTTATAACCGTTATACAACCAGCCTGTTTTCATGTCACCATTTACTGCATCAAGGTAGTACCACTTAGTACCTTGCTTGAACCAGCCAGTTTGCATTTCACCATTGTAGTTGAAGAAATACCACTTGCCTTTGATGAATTCCCAGCCGCTTTGCATTACGCCATCTGCATTGAAGTAGAACCACTTGTTGCCGATTTTTTCCCAGCCAGTTTCAGCTGCGCCAGTGCTCTTGTTGAAGAAGTACCAGTTGCCGTTAACTTTTTCCCAGCCAGTAACTAGTGCTCCTTCATTACTCTTATCTTCATCGAAGTAGTACCTGTAAGAACCTACTTTTGTAAGACCCATTGCCATTACTCCATCTTCATGGAAGTAATATGTTTTACCTTTGATTCTTTCGAAACCTGTCTCCATTACACCGGAACTCAGGTTCAGGTAATACCATTCGCCATTCCACTTCAACCAGCCAGTTTTCATGGCACCATTAGCTTCAGGGTCAAGATAATACCAGTCTCCACCATCTTCCAGCCAGCCAGTTACATGCTCGCCTTCAAAATCAATGTAATACCATTTGCCGTTTTCATAAGTCCAGCCTTCAATTCCCACAACAACCTGGAATGGAGACTGTGAACCATTCGCATCCGCTACATAAGCGTTAAAAGTATCTTGTCCAAGACTTGCAACCATGTATCGCATTTCCTGGAATGTTGTAAGGTAATCTGAACCTTCACCGATGATATCGGCAAGCTCTGCAAGTGTTAGCTTGTCAACACTCATTGTTGCTACGCCATCTACAAACTTAACATCTGTTTCATCTCTATAAAGAGCTGAATCATTTGAGAAAGTTGATAGAGTGCTAGCATTGTCTGAGTAGAACTCAACAGCTGTTACTTGAACATCCCCGTCTTTACCAGCAAGGTCAAGATAGAATTGGTTGCTCGCTACTTTTTCAAGTGCAACTGGACCATTGTTTGTAATCAAAGTAATGCCATCTAGTTCAACTGCGTTTGATGCAGGAACTTCCAATGAATCGTTAGAAGTGAAAAGAACGTCAAGGACGTCAAAATCACCATTTCCATAATCGGCTGTTGCTGTTACCCATGCCTGGTAGTTCACAGGGTACATCAGCTGGCGCAGAAGCTGGATGGATACACCATCGCTTTGCTTATCAAGATCGCCAAGTACTTCTGAAACAACGTACTCTGCCTTGCCGTCAGCTACTTGAATCGTAGCGTCTGGGAAGAAAGGATTTAGAGTTAGAAATTCAAATGTTACAGATTCGACACCATCTGGCGTGAATACAGTGAATTTTTCCACTTTATCCGTTTCTTGTAGACCTACTTCGGAAATGAAGTCATCTACATTGAATTCCATTGAATCTTCATCTGGAGTAACGACATACTCTTTTCCAGCAATCGTCACGACAAAATCATAAATTGAAGTATCAGCAAACGACGCCTTAGGCGCGAGCACTGATAGCAACATCACAAAACCAAGAAATAAGACCGATAGTTTTTTGCTCAAAATTTCCCCTCCTATGTATCTGTTATTTTCTCAGGAGCAGGATGGATCCTGTTCCAGAAAGTGGTATGCATGATTTATTTTACAAAATTCGTCTTAATTATACAATATCAATCTAGTAAACTTTACACATAGATATAAAGTTAATTATTGGGAAATCTTATCAACTTTTTTCCTAATAGAATCGTCTAAAGCTTAAAAAGACGACGGAGGTGAAGGAATGCGAAGAGATCAAGTGATTGAGGAACTGATGGATGAGTATGGAACGAAGGTTCTTCACCTTGCCTATTCATACGTGCGGAACCGGCAGACGGCGGAAGATCTGGCACAGGAAATCTTCCTTAAATGCTTTCAGAAATACGAGACTTTTGAGGGTGAAGCGCAATTGCAAACCTGGCTATACCGGGTGGCCTCGAATCATTGCAAGGATTATTTGAAAAGCTGGCACCATCGGAAGGTTCTTGTCACCGGCTATATCTCGTCCAAACTCGGCGGCCAGGAAGCTGGGCCGGAAAAACAATTGATCCAGAATGCGGAGAACCAGGAGCTTGTAGATGCGATGTTCAAGCTGCCGTTAAAATATCGCGAAATTATCTTTTTATATTTTTACCAGGAGTGTTCATTGAAGGAAGTAGCCGCAATCTGTGACTTGAACATTAATACAGTCAAGTCAAGACTTACACGTGCCAAAGAATTATTGAAAGCCATTTTACAAGAAAGGGGTGTGGACTATGGAAGAACAGCTGAAGAAACTGAAATCAGGTCTGAAGGATGAGCTTGATGGTTTTGAGTTTGACGCGGGAATGAAGCGGAATGTATCCAGGCGGTTTGCGGAGAGCGGGAAGCCCAGAGGTTATCTTTTTCGAAGAATGATACCGGCGGGATTGAGTTTAGCCTTTTTGGCTGTTTTTAGCTTGGGGATGTATTGGGTGATTGAAAAGTATTATACAGAGAACCACGCAAATACACCGCCGGCCAAAGAAGAGTCGCCAGTCGCTGAAACACCGGATGACGACAAGCCCGAGTTGATTGTACCGCCGTATGTGCCAGATGGGTATGCCTTTAAGCATACTCACACAGATGGAGATGTTTATGAACATATGTATATGAATGAACAGAATGAAGCAGAGTATTTTGCCTATATCATGCGAGAAGAAAAACCCGATTACCCTGTTCCTGACATCGCTGTTGATTTGGCAGATGGCCTGGTTGGCAAGATCAACAAAATTTCAGACGAACATCTTTTCTTAACCTGGCAGGATGAAGGTATGTATCAAATTGTTGAGCGTAAAGGCAGTCTGACCGTAGGCGAATTCAACAAGATTGCCGATGCGATTTTAAAAGCAAAGGGATACGAGCCGACGTTTGATTTACTCAGATTAAATATGGAGCCAGTGGTTGCTTTCGATGAGAAAACTGCTGTGGAAATGCTCACAAGGTACGATTATATTTGGAAGTCCGTTTATCAGGAGGCAGATACCCGGCCTGGCGGGAAGTTCCCCGACTTGAAAACAAAAGAAGAATTCTACCAGCTCTTCCTAGACTTTATATCTTATGAATTGGTGGAAAAAACCTTTAAATTTCGATTGGGTGAAAAAGAAGATGGAATTTATATTATCCCAATAGATCCAGTACCTAGCTTTTGGCCAGAGACGAAGTATAATCTAGCGCACATTTCAGAAGATGAATATCAGCTGACCCAGATACAGGAAACCAAGAACAAAGCACCCGAAACCTTGGTTGTCACCTATAAGAAAACAGAAGGTATATGGAAGATAGAGTCAATCACAACAAAGACCGATTAACAACCTGGCGAATATACAGCTACCAACACAAAAGGCGAAGGCCCTCCCTGGCGGGAGGGCCTTCGCCTCTATATTCGACAAATTTCGGGTGGTGACAGGCACCTGTCGAACTATACGATTCCCGAATCTCGTTTGACTCTTCTCAGCATTGATTCCCATATCCTTGAGCTGACCGAGATGATGATTAGTGTCCATATGATACGGAATGCAAATTTAAGAGTTTCATGATCAATAAACGCTGCAAGCCAGTTTCCTGCATAGTAGATGGTCGATGTGGAGATCAACAATAAAACAACAAATATAATGACTACTATTACTTTATGTTTCAAATTTATTTTTTTAATAAGTTCCTTATTCCTCACCAATATAAATAAGAGCAAAGAAAAGAACAAAAATGCCGCAAACCCAAGTGCACCCACCAAACAATCCCTGCCTTCAAAATAAATAATCTATCTGCAATCAATCTAGTATTCTCCGTTTCTCCGCCAATTCCTTCCAAGCAGGGATAGGCTCATCAAATAAACTGCTTCGACAAAATTCGGGTGGTGACAGGCACCTGTCGGATGAAATTCAGGTGGTGACAAGCACCTGTCGATGGCAGCAAAAAAGGAACGCTACGTAACGTTCCTCCTCTTTGTTTATTGCAGTTCTGGTTGTGTTCGACAAATTTCGGGTGGTGACAGGCACCTGCCGAAACCTATTTAAAGAACCCGACCATGATTTGCTTGAAGATGTTGCGTTTGCCTTCTTCTTTGAAGGTTTTTTTCTTTAATGAGTCGGTGTTGAGTTTGCTGAAGAATGGGTTGTCTGGCTGTTGTACGTTTTCTGGTTTTTGGACGATTAGTTCGCCTGGTTTGGCGCCTTTTTTGAGTTGTGTTTTGCCGCTTAGCTGCAGGCCTTTGCTGATTTTGCGCTTTTCGACGATGCCTTTTTCATTCAGGACGTAAATATAGCTGTTCTTCTTGCCCTTTTCGATGGCTTTCTCTGGAACTGTTGTTGCGTTTAGCACCTGATCTGTGATGACGCTGACATCGACATGCGAGCCTTTTAGAATTTGTTGTTCGGTTTCTTCACTAAGCGTGATTTCGAAGGGATAGTGGCTCTCTGCATCCACAGATGGATCTGCTTCAGGATAGTCGGCAATCTTGGTCAATGTCCCCTCGACCTTCCCCTTGAGCAGGTCGGATTGCACGTATACCTCCATGCCTTCTTCTACAGCCTTCAAGTCACGCTCACTGAACTTGCCTTCTACCTTTGGCTTGTCCGAAATAATGGTGACAATCGGATTCTTCAATTCGTAGTTGACCTGTTTCACGGTGCCTGAGACTTCACTGTTCTTGCCAAGCTCATCGGTGCCTTCATAAGAATCAATTAAATCCTCATATTTCTCGATCTCCGCTTCGACCCGGCCCTTTTCGCGCTGCTTGTCATAGATTTCTTTTTCAAGCGAGAGATTCATCAGTTCATTTGAATCATCCCTTGTGCTGGAGCCGTCCCCAAAGACCGGGGTGCTGGCCGATGATGTCGACGCCGAGACACTCTGCAGATAGTTCAGCTGCTTGATTTGGTCATCGATCAAATTCGCTTCGGTGACAAGCTGGCTTTTTTCCGCCTTCAGCCTTGCCAGGTCCTCATCGATGTTATTGGAAGAGTATTCGTACAGTGGCGTCCCACTGTCGATCTTATCGCCTTCTTTTACCAGGAAGCCCTTAAAGTCGCCATCTTCGTCATTATAGTAAACCTGATGCTCTTCCTCAGGAGTGACGACACCAGATGCATGAAGCGTCTCAGTAAGGTTGTCCTTCCCGACGGCAGCCCATTTATTGATATAGGATGAGCGCAGCGCTTTGCTGTCATCCTTCAAAGCCAAATATAGATTTCCGGACACAAAAATAGTGCCGGCGGATAGTAGAATCGCTGTCTTTTTCTTCAACTGGTGCACCTCCCTTATAGAATCTTATCGAATTGGATGAATGAAACGAGTGCCGCAAACAGCCAGATGATGAGGTTGATGCCAATAACCATCAGCAGGACGATCTTCGGGTTTTTACCTGTCAGCATTTTCAAATACTTGTATTCTATGAAAATAGCCCATACTTTAAAAATCGATATAGAAGCAAGGAAATAAATGATGAAGTCATTTCCGGTTATGTATTGCGCAATCGTGCCAAGTGCGAACGGCGAGGATACCTGAGTCAGGCCAAGTGAAAGCGCAAGCGGGATCCCGATTATCTTTTCAAAAAGAAAGGTTGGCAGCACGAAAAATTGGACTGTCAGCAGCTTCTTCAGGTCCACATCTGACAGCGTCCAGAAGAATAATGCCGGCAGGAAGATCATGATAGCGCCGAAAACGATGCCAAGGATTGTCTGGCCAGCCATGAACAGAAGCTTTTGCATCTCGTATTCTTCCCGGGAAATCGATGTCAGTTTTTTTGACAGATATTCAGAGCCAATCCCGAAATAGGCGTTGATCCCGAATACCAGGCCGCTTAGCAGGATGAGCAGGAATGTATTTTTCCAGACACCGGGAACATGCTCGGAATCCCTTAATTTGTATGTGAAATATTTATAATTAAACAAGCCGCGAAACACTTCTACTCGGTTATTCATCGTTTGTCCCCCAGGTTAGTCTTTGTATTTTCTATTCTATATGAAAAATTCCAATTATTAAAATAATATCAGGATGACATCTACTCTTTGGACGAACATTACTGTCGCATTGTTTCACCAATTTGCAAAAACCCACATCACCTCTCCTCTAATGGCTCATTTTTGGTTATAATAGAAGAATATGTTTTTTTCGAATGGATTAAAAGTTACTTATGACACGATTTTAGCATTGCCTATCCAATAGGCTTGTCGAATTCTGACAGGATTTTGCAAAAAGTGAAGAATTGATGCTGCATGAACGGGGGAATCGCTGTGGCTGTCATACCTGATAACCAGGCACCGATTTTTAAAGAAGCTGCTGAAAAATTGAATAGGATGCTCAAATCGGAGGTCGAGGAGGACGCGCGTCTTGTTCAAAAAGGGCTGATGCTTTATCGCCAGGGAACGGTCCACCATCTGAAGTATATGGTGAAGTCGATCTGGGCGACAGTCCAGGACGTAACACCGGTTCGTGTGTACATAAATGTGTCAGATCCTGAAGAGAGCAGCTGCACCTGCCCTGCTAATTCCTTTTGCCGACACCGTCTGGCTGCGTTTTTTCAGGCATACAGCGATGTGGCGAGTGTTTCTGATTGGGTCGAAGCCTGGCGCAAGCCTGCCAAGGAACAGCTGAACGCCGAAAAGTGGGGACTGCAGCGTGCGAAGGATCTTGTTAAAAAAAATACTCGGACGGGACATGATTATGATAGCTGGGCCGATTCCTTCCGTGAGAGCTTCGAGGAGATCGTCAAGGGCCAGGGCGAACCTAAAGCCTATGTTCTGCCCGGATTGTTCCGTTCCTATATTCGCCGAGTTGAGGTTTCTGCACCGCTGGAGGCTGTTTGGAAAAACCTTTATATGATTGCAGCTTGTGTCCATTCCTTCAATTTGCTCACTGAACTGGCCGGCGAAATGGGGCACGATGATATGCCGACAATGGACCGCTACTATCGGCCCCTGTTCGAGGACCTGTTTAATGACGCCGAGGAATACATCGAGCGCCTCGCCTATGGGACAATGCCGTTTTCGTTTGATACGTTTTTGGAACAGCTAAAGGACGATACGATCGGATTGACGGTGCCTGATGCATCTGTTGGCTATGATCGGATAGATTTGTATCGGCTGTTATGGGAAAAACTTTTTAAAAATGGGAGCTGGCGTGATGCCGAACGGGCTCGTCTGGAGGCGTTTGGCGATGATAAGCGGGATCTGGTCGAGGAAATCGCATTGATTCATCAGCTTGTTTTAGCGAAGCAGGACGGAGAAGCGTTGAAGCGATTTACTTCTCTTTCCATCGGTTCGCTTCCATATATGTTTTACTGGCTCGACGGCTTCCGCGTGCAGCGCGAGTGGAACCGGATGGGACCTTTCATCGAATACCTAGTCCAGCAGCTGCGGAATTACCTGAAGCACCTAAGTGATTATTATGCTTGTAAAAAGTTCACCCGCTACGCCTTGAAGCTTGTCGGCACGTATACACGTGAAATCGGCCGCGGCGAGCTGTATGACCGGGCGCTGGCACAGGCCATGCCCTACAGCTTTTACGAATATGAAGATTCCTTATTTGAAAAACAGCAATACGAACAATGGGGCGAATTGCAGTCCTACTTCGGCTTTGAATATAATTCGATTTCAAGCGAGCGGATTAAAGTTTTACAGAAAGAAGCTCCTGAAGTTCTGATTCCGCTGTATCACCAGATGATCGGCGATTTAGTTGAAATGAAAAACCGCAGCAGCTACAAGCAGGCCGCACGCTTGCTCAAAAAGTTGCGGACGGTTTATAAAAAGCTGAAGCGCGTGCCAGAATGGGAAGAGTTTTTCGGAAAACTGCTCGTGAGGACGAAACGATTGAGGGCTTTCCATGAAGAATGTACAAGGAACAAGTTGATTGAGGTGGAGGAAGCATAGGGACTTAGTTTTTGCTCCTTTACGAAGGAAGCGTATGGTGCGTCCCCGTTTTCCTAGTTTAATGTGAGAAAGAGACAGGAGAACCGTCCCCATGTCTCGCCAAGGAGGTGCTTTTGATGCTTGAGATTAAGCAGTTTCATATAGATGTGATGCCTGTTGCTGGCGGGCGGTATTTTTTGAGTGCTGAGGATTTTGATGGTTTTGACCTTAAGACCTCTGAATGGAAGAAGCTGCTCTTTTTCCGCCATAAGGAAAGTTATTATGGGACGATGCTGGAGGCTGACAAATGGGGTTCTGCCGAGGGTGTGACCTTGAGCGCCTGGCAGCTGGTGACGCTGTTTGGCGAGGAGAGCTTCAACCGTCTTGTCGAGTGGGAATGGGATGACCTTGGCGATATCTGCCTGTCGACTGCCCACGCGATTTATGATGCGATCCTTGCAAAGGAATGGCATCCTGATTTTACCCAGCTTGATGGCGAGGATTTTCGCTGGAAGCTGCCGGTGAGCGTGCTCGACGAGTTCCATGAGCCATTCTGGGAGGAAACGTTGAAGATCAATGATGAGAAGCTGCCGGTACGTGATTTCGTAGCGGATCTGTTCCATCATAGTCTGGAGTCCTACTTCCATGAAAATGAGACGATGAAGTATCTGCTCGGCGACAAGCTTGATGTCCTGAGGAAAAAGCAGCTGTCAGCTTCGCAACTGGCTGCTTATTTCGACGAAGACCGCTGGCTTGAGTGGATTGGCCTGAAGGAAAATCCCGCACCATTTTCGATTGGAATGCGCCTCGAGGAGCCAATGGATGACCTTGGTGACTGGAAGCTTGGGTTATTTTTGCGCGGAAAAGAAGAGCCTATGCTGATTGAAGCCCGCGATTATGAAAGCTATCCTGCCGGCTGGGATTTATATAGCGATAAAGTTGAGGATGAAGAAAAGCGACTTGCTTCGATTTTTCCATGGATTGAGGAAGATGGCCGCCTGAAGTCGACTCTCTCCGAGGACGAAGCGTGGATGTTCTTGACCGAAGCGAGCGAAACGCTGATTGCGCTCGGCATCGAAATCCTCCTCCCGTCATGGTGGGAAGCGATCAAGAACGCGAACCTCAAGGTAAAGGCGCGTTTGAAGGGCCAGACTGGCTACCGCCGCTCATTTGTCGGCTTGAATGCGATGCTCGATTATGACTGGCGTTTCTCTATGAACGGTGTTGACCTGAGCGAGGATGATTTCCAGCGCCTTGTGAATGAGAAGCGCAGGCTTGTTTATTTGAAAGGCCGCTGGATCAAGCTTGATCATGGCTTCATTCGCCAAATCCAGGACTTGATGAAAAAAGCCGACAAAGAAGGACTCCACATCCGCGATTTGCTGCAGCAGGAGCTTTCGGATGAGGAAGAAGACGGTGAAGGTCTCGAGGACCCAAGGGCATTCGCTAAAATCCAGATCGAGCTTAATCGCCACTGGAAGCAGATGATGAAGCAGCTATCGGAAACGAAGGAAATCCCGGATATGCCGGTGCCTGCAGGCTTGCATGGCGAGCTGCGTCCGTACCAGAAGCTTGGGATGAACTGGCTGCTGTTCCTGAGGAAGTATGGATTCGGCGCCTTGCTTGCCGATGACATGGGTCTTGGGAAAACAATTCAGCTGATTTCCTATATCCTTTCGGTAAAAGAGCAGGAAAGCGACGATCATCCGGCGTTGATCATCTGCCCGACTTCTGTTCTCGGAAACTGGCAGAAAGAGATCGAGCGCTTCGCTCCTGATTTGCGCGTCCATCTTCATTATGGGCCGAACCGCCTGAAGGGCAGTTCTTTTGCCGAAGAAGCAACAGGCTCGGATATCGTGTTGACATCTTATGGACTTACACACCTCGATTTCGAAGATCTTGAAAGCATTGAATGGAGCAGCATCGCGATTGACGAGGCGCAAAATATCAAGAATGCCGATACGAAGCAGTCGCGTGCGGTAAGGAAGCTGAAGGGCAAGCATCATATCGCCCTGACCGGGACGCCGATGGAAAACCGCCTGTCTGAGCTGTGGTCGATTTTTGATTTCACGAATCGTGGCTACCTTGGCAGCGCCGGACAGTTCCAGAAGCAATTCATCCTGCCGATTGAAAAAGAAGACAAAAAGGAAAAAATCAGCCAGCTTCAATCACTGATCAAGCCGTTCTTGTTGAGACGGACGAAGAAGGATGAAGATGTGGCGCTGAACCTGCCTGACAAGGTTGAGCAAAAGGAATACTGCCCTCTGTCTGTGGAGCAGGCG
This portion of the Mesobacillus sp. S13 genome encodes:
- a CDS encoding DEAD/DEAH box helicase, coding for MLEIKQFHIDVMPVAGGRYFLSAEDFDGFDLKTSEWKKLLFFRHKESYYGTMLEADKWGSAEGVTLSAWQLVTLFGEESFNRLVEWEWDDLGDICLSTAHAIYDAILAKEWHPDFTQLDGEDFRWKLPVSVLDEFHEPFWEETLKINDEKLPVRDFVADLFHHSLESYFHENETMKYLLGDKLDVLRKKQLSASQLAAYFDEDRWLEWIGLKENPAPFSIGMRLEEPMDDLGDWKLGLFLRGKEEPMLIEARDYESYPAGWDLYSDKVEDEEKRLASIFPWIEEDGRLKSTLSEDEAWMFLTEASETLIALGIEILLPSWWEAIKNANLKVKARLKGQTGYRRSFVGLNAMLDYDWRFSMNGVDLSEDDFQRLVNEKRRLVYLKGRWIKLDHGFIRQIQDLMKKADKEGLHIRDLLQQELSDEEEDGEGLEDPRAFAKIQIELNRHWKQMMKQLSETKEIPDMPVPAGLHGELRPYQKLGMNWLLFLRKYGFGALLADDMGLGKTIQLISYILSVKEQESDDHPALIICPTSVLGNWQKEIERFAPDLRVHLHYGPNRLKGSSFAEEATGSDIVLTSYGLTHLDFEDLESIEWSSIAIDEAQNIKNADTKQSRAVRKLKGKHHIALTGTPMENRLSELWSIFDFTNRGYLGSAGQFQKQFILPIEKEDKKEKISQLQSLIKPFLLRRTKKDEDVALNLPDKVEQKEYCPLSVEQASLYEQLVKDTFAQIETLSSFERKGLILQMLSRLKQLCNHPALYLKEENPKQLIDRSAKMEKMIELVSAVLDQEESCIIFTQYIGMGEMIQAALKKKFGIDVPFLNGSLPKTKRDELITKFQNREFPVFLLSLKAGGTGLNLTAANHVVHYDRWWNPAVENQATDRAYRIGQSRFVHVHKLISTGTLEEKIDAMLEKKQSLNDQIIQSDSWITELSTDELHELVFLS